One Candidatus Saccharibacteria bacterium RAAC3_TM7_1 genomic region harbors:
- a CDS encoding hypothetical protein (RAAC3_TM7_1_1): MAKTLKQQRINRFLPAFTLVELTIVVIVIGLLAGLVSLSAASIQKSSRDTARDANVKILSTALEKYYRKNGEYPSVALMTSQDVATLKQKLGVVSASTFKLPLADDATKNSIVTSSPSPTRLLYSANTTNSTKNTQCQTSLTGYCDGYQLQYQKESDNSIVIAKSLHDTFTPVAGTATCAAGETQSGNTCTKTYAATYQSGTYSCPSGGTLSGTTCTNTYAATYHAAYYYCHYGETMNGSGSSATCTYPGTAQVCPSSSYSVQNIGGTNYCMKSLGTANTSSQCPSGTNYSYLNTNGTYNCYDRQPTGTYYWCNESGATLSGSTCTHPAVYSGSYYDCPSGGSLSGSTCTNTYTATQSSGYYYCADGGTLSGTTCTYTYTLP; the protein is encoded by the coding sequence ATGGCAAAAACACTAAAACAACAACGCATTAATCGTTTCCTCCCCGCCTTCACCCTTGTCGAACTCACCATCGTCGTCATCGTCATCGGCCTCCTGGCTGGCCTGGTCTCTCTCTCAGCCGCATCAATCCAAAAGAGCAGCCGCGATACTGCCCGTGACGCTAACGTCAAGATTCTCTCGACCGCTCTAGAAAAGTACTACCGTAAAAACGGTGAATACCCCTCGGTTGCCCTTATGACCAGCCAAGACGTGGCAACCCTCAAACAAAAGCTCGGTGTCGTTAGTGCCAGCACCTTCAAACTCCCCCTGGCGGACGACGCCACCAAGAACTCCATCGTCACCAGTAGTCCTAGCCCCACCCGGCTGCTCTACAGTGCCAACACCACCAACAGTACCAAAAACACCCAGTGCCAGACCAGCCTGACTGGCTACTGTGATGGCTACCAGCTCCAATACCAGAAAGAAAGCGACAACAGTATCGTCATCGCCAAAAGCCTGCACGATACCTTCACGCCAGTCGCCGGTACCGCCACCTGTGCCGCCGGTGAAACCCAAAGCGGCAATACCTGTACCAAAACCTACGCTGCTACCTACCAGAGCGGCACTTACAGCTGCCCGAGTGGTGGCACATTGAGTGGTACGACTTGTACAAATACTTACGCTGCCACCTACCACGCGGCATATTATTATTGTCACTATGGTGAGACAATGAACGGGTCGGGAAGTAGCGCAACTTGTACATATCCCGGTACTGCGCAAGTTTGTCCGAGTTCCAGTTATAGCGTCCAGAATATTGGAGGGACCAACTACTGTATGAAATCTCTGGGGACCGCCAATACTTCTTCACAGTGTCCATCGGGAACGAACTATTCTTACTTGAATACGAACGGCACATATAACTGCTATGATAGGCAGCCCACAGGAACATACTATTGGTGTAATGAATCCGGAGCCACGCTGAGTGGCAGCACGTGTACTCACCCGGCAGTGTACAGCGGGTCATACTATGACTGTCCTAGCGGCGGTAGTTTAAGCGGATCAACGTGTACAAATACCTATACCGCCACTCAATCAAGCGGCTACTACTACTGCGCTGATGGAGGGACGCTGAGCGGAACGACGTGTACCTATACTTACACCTTGCCGTGA
- a CDS encoding GTP-binding protein TypA (RAAC3_TM7_1_2): protein MRDIFMQDSTLIRNIAIIAHVDHGKTTLVDGLLKQSNTFRQNQAEMSQELIMDSGDQEHERGITITAKQTSIYHDEYKINIIDTPGHADFSGEVERTLNMADGVLLIVDAQEGPMPQTKFVLSKALELGLKPVVVINKIDKPSRRIEEVVDEVADLFLELATDDSQLHYPTYYAIGRDGKAWHEMPANVAEHADLTPIFDAIVNDIPAPQVDADGALQLLVTSLQYDSFLGKYAIGRITRGKAKKNQAVVLMKRDGVTKNAKIDKLFGYRGLNKEEIGEAIAGDIVAITGVSDAHIGETIADSESPEALPQIEVEAPTLSMYLGPNTSPVKGREGEFTTSRQIGDRLKKELETNVSLRVEDNGIGFVVSGRGELHLSVLIETLRREGYEFEVGRPQVVTIEEDGVTKEPVEELTIEVGTEFVGAVSQELGTRRAELTHQDSTSSGSARQTYIITTRGLIGLRNQLLTATKGTVIMNSVPHGYQPLGSKLQNTRGGALIAFEAGTTTPYALQNAEDRGELFIGPAVEVYGGMIVGLYNRQEDLEINVCKAKHLTNMRSKSSDGTVQLTPYTELSLEQSIDFLNDDELLEVTPKSLRLRKRYLNPTERKRASKN from the coding sequence ATGAGGGATATTTTTATGCAAGATTCAACACTGATTCGTAACATCGCTATTATTGCGCACGTCGACCACGGTAAGACGACGCTGGTTGATGGTCTACTGAAGCAGTCTAACACCTTCCGTCAGAACCAGGCCGAGATGAGTCAGGAACTCATTATGGACAGTGGTGACCAGGAGCATGAGCGTGGCATCACGATCACGGCCAAACAGACATCGATCTACCATGACGAGTACAAAATCAATATTATCGATACACCCGGACACGCGGACTTTTCAGGTGAAGTCGAACGGACGCTCAATATGGCCGACGGCGTGCTACTGATCGTCGACGCACAGGAAGGGCCGATGCCGCAGACGAAATTCGTGCTGTCGAAAGCGCTGGAGCTTGGGCTGAAACCAGTTGTCGTTATCAACAAGATCGACAAACCGTCGCGTCGTATTGAAGAGGTAGTCGATGAAGTCGCTGACTTATTCCTGGAACTCGCCACCGACGACAGTCAACTCCACTACCCAACGTATTATGCAATCGGTCGCGATGGCAAAGCCTGGCACGAGATGCCAGCGAATGTTGCCGAACACGCCGACCTGACGCCAATTTTTGATGCTATTGTGAATGATATCCCGGCACCACAGGTAGATGCTGACGGTGCGCTGCAACTCCTCGTGACGAGCCTGCAGTACGACTCATTTCTTGGTAAATATGCGATCGGGCGCATCACGCGGGGCAAAGCCAAGAAGAATCAGGCAGTAGTCTTGATGAAGCGTGACGGGGTGACAAAAAACGCGAAGATTGATAAATTATTTGGCTATCGAGGGCTGAATAAAGAAGAGATCGGTGAAGCGATCGCCGGCGACATCGTTGCGATTACTGGTGTTTCGGACGCACATATTGGTGAAACAATTGCCGATAGCGAAAGTCCGGAGGCCCTACCACAAATCGAAGTTGAAGCACCAACACTCAGTATGTATCTTGGCCCAAACACCAGTCCGGTGAAAGGTCGGGAAGGTGAGTTTACAACCAGTCGTCAGATTGGTGACCGTCTGAAAAAGGAACTGGAGACCAATGTCAGCTTACGGGTTGAGGATAACGGTATTGGCTTTGTCGTTTCCGGTCGGGGTGAGCTACACCTATCCGTCCTAATCGAAACGCTGCGCCGCGAAGGCTACGAGTTTGAAGTTGGTCGACCGCAAGTCGTGACGATTGAGGAAGATGGTGTTACGAAAGAGCCAGTCGAAGAGCTGACTATTGAAGTCGGTACGGAGTTTGTTGGCGCGGTCAGTCAAGAGCTCGGCACGCGTCGTGCTGAACTGACGCATCAGGACTCGACGAGTAGCGGGAGCGCACGACAGACGTATATAATTACGACGCGCGGTCTGATCGGTCTGCGTAATCAGCTACTGACGGCGACCAAGGGAACAGTGATTATGAACAGTGTCCCGCACGGCTATCAGCCGCTGGGGTCAAAACTGCAAAATACACGCGGCGGTGCATTGATTGCCTTTGAAGCTGGAACGACTACGCCGTACGCACTGCAAAATGCCGAAGATCGCGGCGAACTCTTCATTGGCCCAGCCGTAGAGGTTTACGGCGGCATGATTGTCGGGCTCTACAACCGCCAGGAAGATTTGGAAATCAATGTCTGTAAAGCGAAGCACCTTACTAATATGCGCTCAAAGAGTAGTGATGGTACCGTGCAGCTGACGCCGTATACCGAACTTAGTCTTGAGCAGTCGATCGATTTCTTGAATGATGACGAACTACTTGAAGTGACGCCAAAGAGCCTGCGCCTTCGTAAGCGTTACCTTAACCCTACCGAGCGTAAACGCGCCAGTAAAAACTAG
- a CDS encoding hypothetical protein (RAAC3_TM7_1_3) produces the protein MNMNNTPPYNNYQVSPTGEGKSKKKLVIFITLLGLLLVVAGAGAYLAVASAQGWWPFTVDSPAETTKTVEPPIKIKKVTVSTKDGKQMLDIALKLNSKDKGHCVLDLSSKIARLTIDDSKANKQPEGSKPVKPCFGWNVDASALPNGTYTINVKFVGAKSTLTTSDKVTLKDGKTLTEDSDTDHE, from the coding sequence ATGAACATGAACAATACACCCCCCTACAACAACTACCAAGTGTCCCCCACTGGTGAAGGAAAATCGAAAAAGAAACTTGTCATATTTATCACCCTCCTCGGCCTACTTTTGGTGGTGGCTGGAGCAGGGGCATATCTTGCAGTTGCCAGTGCTCAAGGGTGGTGGCCGTTTACTGTTGATAGTCCGGCCGAAACTACCAAAACCGTAGAGCCACCTATTAAGATTAAAAAGGTGACGGTTTCCACCAAAGATGGCAAGCAGATGCTCGACATCGCCCTCAAGCTGAATTCAAAAGACAAAGGCCACTGTGTGCTGGATCTTTCGAGCAAAATAGCTCGACTGACAATTGACGATTCAAAGGCAAACAAACAGCCAGAAGGATCTAAACCTGTCAAACCTTGCTTCGGCTGGAACGTCGACGCAAGTGCGCTACCTAATGGCACCTATACGATCAACGTCAAGTTCGTTGGAGCAAAAAGCACTCTCACCACTTCGGACAAGGTGACGCTCAAAGATGGTAAAACGCTGACCGAAGACAGCGATACAGATCACGAGTAG
- a CDS encoding chromosome condensation regulator RCC1 (RAAC3_TM7_1_4): MVKFRQWITTGGYTRAFALPTVLIAAVVLFIPLLAAFATVSSIDVALTNQYTEKLTKEGSQSGLIMANACLQASSNTPQWTNAKPLKPNTDCSGNEVVACTNTSTDARCFVMKDGNYRVKFEVTFDTNSSGKLTNLNSKGITDQVRTTSGDTFSRSDSTLKAVPGGAQATNNNDKSLVTRSVGTCAIAEGRLYCWGYGVYGQNGNGTTNSLTTPTAVISPLAGKTVTKVSSSSDGDPANGYNHTCAIADGSLYCWGIGNNGQVGNGTVTATNSTPVLVGGALAGKTVTDVITRSVGTCAIADGSLYCWGYGVYGQNGDGTTNQLTAPTAVISPLAGKTVTKVSSSSDGDPANGYNHTCAIADGSLYCWGLGSNGQIGNGTVTATNSTPVLVGGALAGKTVTDVITRNGGVCAVANSSLYCWGYGIHGQNGDGTVNQLTAPTAVISPLAGKTVTKVSSATDNATSSYNHTCAAANGSLYCWGLGGNGQLGNGTTTSINSTPVATLAGEGPWPSKPTTMALGTKHSCFAGTDGKAYCWGDNSQYQLGDGTITAHNVPAAVLQGAIPSSVTVKSISGGDYQNCVIGSDDKGYCWGDNGNYQLADGTQTDRSSPVAIAQGAMPSGATLKSIVSGNSSVHMCAIASDNNAYCWGNNAFGQIGDNTLTSRTTPVAVDSFYMPSGVTFKAITNGERYSCAIGSDDKAYCWGYNASGQLGNNTTSNLSRPQAIVQGAMPAGATIKSISAGEIHTCAIASDDKAYCWGDGTLYRLGTGGGNSSIPAAVAQGAIPAGVTFKSISAGYTHTCAIGSDDKAYCWGYNGYGQLGDGTVTNRSTPVAVSTTMTFKSIYASPSWYHTCAIGSDDKAYCWGRNTDSGQLGDGTSATRYVPTLVKFGNLAVGGSSGGSSLGTSLTFY, encoded by the coding sequence ATGGTTAAGTTTAGGCAATGGATCACTACAGGGGGGTATACGCGTGCTTTTGCTTTGCCGACCGTTCTGATCGCCGCCGTCGTGCTCTTTATCCCGCTGCTGGCAGCCTTTGCGACCGTCAGCTCCATCGATGTCGCGTTGACAAATCAGTATACCGAAAAACTCACTAAAGAAGGTAGCCAATCAGGGCTCATTATGGCGAATGCCTGCCTTCAAGCCAGCAGTAACACGCCGCAATGGACAAATGCCAAGCCACTCAAGCCGAATACCGACTGTAGCGGCAATGAAGTCGTAGCCTGTACGAACACCAGCACTGATGCTCGTTGCTTTGTGATGAAGGACGGCAACTACCGTGTGAAGTTTGAAGTTACCTTCGATACCAATAGCAGTGGTAAGCTGACTAATCTCAATTCGAAAGGGATTACTGACCAGGTACGCACCACAAGTGGGGACACCTTTTCAAGGAGCGACAGTACACTAAAAGCAGTTCCAGGGGGAGCGCAAGCCACTAACAATAATGACAAATCACTGGTTACTCGCAGTGTTGGTACCTGTGCCATCGCTGAGGGTAGACTGTATTGTTGGGGCTACGGAGTTTATGGACAAAATGGTAACGGTACAACCAACTCACTCACTACCCCAACTGCGGTCATTAGTCCATTAGCCGGTAAAACAGTTACTAAGGTATCGTCATCGAGTGATGGCGATCCAGCTAATGGCTACAACCATACCTGTGCCATCGCCGACGGTAGTCTGTACTGCTGGGGGATTGGTAATAACGGACAAGTCGGCAACGGTACCGTCACCGCTACCAATAGTACGCCGGTACTGGTAGGTGGTGCATTGGCCGGCAAGACAGTTACTGATGTCATTACTCGCAGTGTTGGTACCTGTGCCATAGCCGACGGTAGTTTGTATTGTTGGGGCTATGGAGTTTATGGGCAGAATGGTGATGGCACAACCAACCAACTCACCGCACCAACTGCGGTCATAAGTCCATTGGCCGGCAAGACCGTGACTAAGGTATCGTCATCGAGTGATGGCGATCCAGCTAATGGCTACAACCATACCTGTGCCATCGCCGACGGTAGTTTGTATTGTTGGGGACTTGGCAGCAATGGACAAATCGGCAACGGTACTGTCACCGCTACCAATAGTACGCCGGTACTGGTAGGCGGTGCACTGGCCGGCAAGACAGTTACTGATGTCATTACTCGTAACGGAGGCGTCTGCGCCGTTGCTAACAGCAGTTTGTACTGCTGGGGCTACGGAATCCATGGACAAAACGGCGATGGTACAGTTAACCAACTCACCGCACCAACTGCGGTCATAAGTCCATTGGCCGGCAAGACCGTGACGAAAGTCTCGTCCGCAACCGATAACGCGACGAGCAGCTATAACCACACGTGTGCTGCTGCTAACGGTAGCCTGTATTGTTGGGGACTTGGCGGTAATGGACAGTTAGGCAATGGCACTACGACTAGCATAAACAGTACGCCGGTTGCTACGTTGGCTGGCGAGGGACCTTGGCCGTCTAAGCCAACGACAATGGCACTGGGTACAAAACATAGCTGTTTTGCTGGTACCGACGGAAAAGCGTATTGCTGGGGAGATAATAGCCAGTACCAGCTTGGTGATGGTACAATCACTGCTCATAATGTGCCAGCTGCTGTCTTGCAGGGAGCCATACCTTCAAGTGTTACTGTGAAATCTATCAGTGGCGGCGACTACCAAAACTGCGTCATCGGCTCTGATGATAAGGGGTATTGTTGGGGAGATAATGGTAATTACCAACTGGCTGACGGGACGCAAACTGATCGCAGTTCACCGGTGGCAATTGCTCAAGGCGCTATGCCTTCGGGTGCTACACTCAAGTCGATCGTGAGCGGCAATAGCAGTGTTCATATGTGTGCAATTGCATCCGACAATAACGCCTACTGCTGGGGAAATAATGCGTTTGGGCAAATAGGCGATAACACACTAACCTCGCGTACTACACCCGTTGCTGTCGATTCTTTTTACATGCCTTCTGGCGTAACTTTCAAGGCGATCACGAACGGTGAGCGTTATAGCTGCGCGATCGGCTCCGACGACAAAGCCTACTGCTGGGGCTATAATGCTTCAGGGCAACTAGGAAACAATACAACCAGCAATCTGTCTAGACCACAGGCGATTGTACAGGGGGCTATGCCGGCAGGCGCGACGATAAAGTCTATCAGCGCTGGGGAGATTCATACGTGTGCAATAGCTTCCGACGACAAAGCCTACTGCTGGGGCGATGGCACTCTTTATCGCCTTGGAACTGGCGGCGGTAATAGCAGCATACCAGCTGCTGTCGCGCAAGGTGCTATTCCTGCGGGAGTTACGTTCAAGTCAATCAGTGCCGGGTATACGCATACCTGCGCGATCGGCTCCGACGACAAAGCCTACTGCTGGGGCTATAACGGATATGGTCAATTAGGCGACGGTACTGTTACCAATCGTAGTACGCCAGTAGCCGTATCTACGACTATGACATTTAAATCAATCTATGCTTCGCCCTCATGGTACCATACCTGCGCGATCGGCTCCGACGACAAAGCCTACTGCTGGGGTAGGAACACCGACAGTGGCCAATTAGGCGATGGCACCTCTGCAACTCGCTACGTTCCTACACTTGTAAAGTTTGGAAACTTAGCAGTGGGAGGTAGTAGTGGCGGGTCATCTTTAGGAACTTCGCTTACTTTTTACTAG
- a CDS encoding hypothetical protein (RAAC3_TM7_1_5), translating into MKQTNKKSIDALYETVGWLGAGGVLLGYALLSLAIMPGDSILYHSLMLFGSAGLALITYKRRSYQPMVVNLVFCFFAIVALIRLITLA; encoded by the coding sequence ATGAAGCAAACGAATAAAAAATCCATAGACGCACTCTACGAAACAGTAGGTTGGCTTGGTGCCGGCGGTGTACTCCTCGGCTATGCGCTGCTCAGTCTCGCTATCATGCCGGGTGATTCTATCTTGTATCACTCCCTGATGCTCTTTGGCTCGGCTGGGCTGGCTCTCATAACCTACAAACGACGATCCTATCAGCCTATGGTGGTGAACCTTGTTTTTTGCTTTTTCGCCATCGTAGCACTTATCCGACTTATAACGCTCGCATAA
- a CDS encoding RNP-1 like protein RNA-binding protein (RAAC3_TM7_1_6), with product MQKQNLFIGSLAYSTTDDSLKAFFETVGPVASARVITDRDSGRSKGFGFVEFENDSDNQKAVDELNGKELDGREINVSLAKPKEDRPRRDSNGGGSFRQRSW from the coding sequence ATGCAAAAGCAAAATCTTTTCATCGGTAGCCTCGCCTACTCTACGACTGACGACAGCCTCAAAGCGTTTTTTGAGACAGTTGGCCCAGTCGCTAGCGCACGCGTTATCACCGACCGCGACTCAGGTCGTTCAAAGGGCTTTGGTTTCGTCGAATTCGAAAACGACAGCGACAACCAAAAAGCCGTTGACGAACTGAATGGTAAAGAGCTTGACGGTCGCGAGATCAATGTCAGCCTTGCCAAGCCAAAAGAAGACCGTCCTCGACGCGATTCAAACGGCGGCGGTTCATTCCGTCAGCGCAGCTGGTAA
- a CDS encoding hypothetical protein (RAAC3_TM7_1_7), translated as MKNNETEKSSRTRRIIIGVAGGIVLLAGVVAIPYPGPGWLIVFAGLTILAQEFTWAHRLNVYAREQYDRWNDWIRGQHWSIRVLTLLGTALIVVLTLWLLNTYGLINELFNLGFDWLKSPFVK; from the coding sequence ATGAAAAATAACGAGACAGAAAAAAGCTCACGCACGCGTCGAATAATCATCGGCGTGGCGGGCGGTATCGTGCTGCTGGCAGGCGTGGTCGCCATTCCATATCCCGGGCCGGGCTGGCTGATCGTTTTTGCCGGACTAACGATTCTGGCGCAGGAATTTACTTGGGCGCATCGGTTGAACGTTTATGCAAGAGAGCAGTATGACCGCTGGAACGATTGGATCCGTGGACAGCACTGGTCAATTCGTGTCTTGACGCTGCTTGGCACGGCACTTATCGTCGTTCTTACCCTATGGCTGCTCAACACTTATGGGCTCATTAACGAACTCTTTAATCTTGGCTTTGATTGGCTGAAGTCACCATTCGTTAAATAA
- a CDS encoding Ham1 family protein (RAAC3_TM7_1_8), with product MVKPVFVTGNPNKTTYFSKLIGIEFDHHKLDLGEIQSTDLRKITEDKARRAYDILRRPILVEDVGLFFNALGNLPGPFIKFFVEEREGLEKLCRMLDGFSNRRAHTVVMTTYFDGETFTHFEGGASGEIATSPRGTGGYGYDAIWCVDGYGGKTRAELNKEDDGKSYLEARPLAVIREFFMEKIDEK from the coding sequence ATGGTAAAACCCGTATTCGTCACCGGCAATCCGAATAAAACTACTTATTTCTCTAAACTCATTGGTATTGAATTTGACCATCACAAACTGGATCTTGGTGAGATCCAGTCGACCGATTTACGAAAAATCACCGAGGATAAAGCTCGTCGTGCATATGACATCTTACGGCGGCCGATTTTAGTGGAGGATGTCGGGTTGTTCTTTAATGCTCTCGGCAATTTACCAGGTCCATTTATCAAATTTTTTGTTGAAGAGAGAGAAGGACTTGAGAAGCTTTGCCGTATGCTGGATGGATTTTCGAATAGACGAGCACATACGGTCGTCATGACGACATACTTTGACGGTGAGACGTTCACACATTTTGAAGGCGGAGCTAGCGGTGAAATTGCTACTAGTCCGCGCGGGACGGGTGGTTACGGCTACGATGCGATATGGTGTGTCGATGGCTACGGTGGCAAAACGCGCGCAGAGCTGAACAAGGAGGACGACGGGAAAAGCTATCTTGAAGCGAGGCCGCTTGCCGTTATCCGCGAGTTCTTTATGGAGAAAATCGATGAAAAATAA
- a CDS encoding Metal dependent phosphohydrolase (RAAC3_TM7_1_9): MSNYPSIDRLAELQQLIADFAKVERVPHLADNGRPENDVEHSFGLALTCWYLQPKIAPELDLLKILQYALAHDIVELHAGDTYVFDLEKAASKEERERAALEQISKDWHDFPELVEHAKDYMDKANEEAKFVKAVDKLLPVIMIDIGQKQVWWHKYNVTLEMEREHKKSIRVSDYVSPYYEQLIEWLDKNGNIPKS, translated from the coding sequence ATGTCCAATTATCCATCGATAGACCGGCTCGCCGAGCTGCAGCAGCTCATCGCCGATTTTGCCAAAGTCGAGCGCGTACCGCACCTCGCCGACAATGGCCGACCGGAAAACGACGTCGAGCACAGCTTCGGTCTCGCGCTTACTTGTTGGTATTTGCAACCAAAAATCGCCCCAGAGCTCGACTTACTCAAAATCCTCCAGTACGCTCTTGCCCACGACATCGTTGAGCTTCACGCCGGCGATACTTATGTCTTTGATCTGGAAAAAGCTGCGTCAAAAGAAGAGCGTGAACGTGCAGCACTCGAGCAAATCTCCAAAGACTGGCACGACTTTCCTGAGTTAGTTGAGCATGCGAAAGACTACATGGATAAAGCAAACGAGGAGGCAAAGTTCGTCAAAGCCGTTGACAAGCTTCTACCTGTTATCATGATTGATATCGGCCAAAAGCAAGTTTGGTGGCATAAATATAATGTCACACTTGAAATGGAACGCGAACATAAGAAAAGCATCCGAGTTTCCGACTATGTTTCACCGTATTATGAACAGCTTATCGAATGGCTCGACAAGAACGGCAATATTCCAAAATCGTAA